One Rhodothermaceae bacterium DNA segment encodes these proteins:
- a CDS encoding SOS response-associated peptidase — MCGRIAQSFDVERVSEFLEIQQGAESIVWAEPSYNIAPGSRIYALQLNENKNKAWITFRWGMLPTWAKMKRPVINARAETVTQKPMFRNAFRTRRSVIPVTAYYEWRAVSDGKQPYCIRSKNGFPLLLAGLYTENECVILTRSAQRDISFIHDRMPVVVNHDMMDTYLNQPDVACEIIGQEDLLDLEVYPVTKKIGNPALDHPVCLKPLDRA, encoded by the coding sequence ATGTGTGGACGTATAGCGCAATCGTTTGACGTGGAACGAGTTAGCGAATTTTTGGAAATCCAGCAAGGAGCCGAATCTATTGTCTGGGCCGAGCCTTCCTATAATATTGCACCTGGTAGCAGGATTTATGCTTTGCAGCTCAATGAGAACAAAAACAAAGCCTGGATCACCTTCAGATGGGGGATGCTGCCGACCTGGGCAAAGATGAAACGTCCTGTCATCAATGCACGTGCAGAAACCGTAACGCAAAAACCGATGTTCAGGAATGCCTTCAGAACACGGCGCAGCGTGATTCCGGTTACAGCGTACTACGAATGGCGTGCCGTATCCGATGGTAAACAGCCGTACTGTATTCGAAGCAAGAATGGTTTCCCCCTCCTTCTCGCCGGGCTCTATACCGAAAATGAATGCGTGATCCTAACACGATCCGCACAGAGGGATATCTCATTTATCCATGATCGTATGCCGGTAGTCGTAAACCATGACATGATGGATACCTATCTCAATCAACCCGATGTAGCCTGTGAGATAATCGGACAGGAGGACCTTTTGGACTTAGAAGTCTATCCCGTCACGAAAAAAATTGGCAACCCCGCATTAGATCATCCTGTCTGTTTAAAACCACTTGATCGTGCATAA